A stretch of Triticum aestivum cultivar Chinese Spring chromosome 1D, IWGSC CS RefSeq v2.1, whole genome shotgun sequence DNA encodes these proteins:
- the LOC123180135 gene encoding ubiquitin-activating enzyme E1 3-like: MYALDPKDLKPLNSCCDAQISVFGSKLQKKMRDSNIFVVGSGALGCEFLKNFALMGLSCGRKGELTIIDDYVIEKSNLSRQFLFRDWNIGQAKSTVSATAASAINSSLHIDALQNRACPETELVLNDAFLEGLDAVINALDNVNARIYVDMGCLYFQKPFLESGTLGPKCNTQMVIPHLTENYGASRDPPEKQAPMCTVHYFPHNIDHCLTWARSKFEGLLEKTPNEVNSFISNPAEYAAAMRKAGDAQAR, translated from the coding sequence ATGTATGCATTGGACCCTAAAGACTTGAAGCCATTGAATAGCTGCTGCGATGCTCAGATTTCTGTTTTTGGTTCTAAGCTTCAGAAGAAGATGCGAGACTCTAATATTTTTGTTGTGGGATCTGGTGCTCTTGGATGTGAATTCTTGAAGAACTTTGCTTTAATGGGGCTTTCTTGTGGCCGTAAAGGGGAGCTAACTATAATAGATGATTATGTCATTGAAAAAAGCAACTTGAGCCGGCAATTCCTGTTTCGTGATTGGAACATTGGACAGGCAAAATCTACAGTATCCGCTACAGCTGCTAGTGCTATCAACTCCAGCCTCCATATTGATGCTCTGCAGAATCGTGCCTGTCCAGAGACTGAACTTGTTCTCAATGATGCATTCTTGGAGGGCCTTGATGCTGTGATCAATGCACTTGATAATGTCAATGCTAGGATCTACGTGGACATGGGATGCCTGTACTTCCAGAAACCATTCTTGGAATCTGGAACGCTGGGTCCCAAATGTAATACACAGATGGTGATTCCTCACCTTACTGAAAACTATGGAGCTTCACGAGATCCTCCTGAGAAACAGGCACCAATGTGCACAGTTCATTATTTTCCGCACAATATTGACCATTGTCTAACATGGGCTCGCTCAAAGTTTGAGGGTCTGCTAGAGAAAACTCCAAATGAAGTGAACTCATTTATATCTAATCCTGCTGAATATGCTGCTGCTATGAGAAAGGCAGGTGATGCTCAAGCCAGGTAA